Genomic DNA from Gimesia aquarii:
ATTTCATGTTTAACCCCAGAAAGGTTTGACCAATGATATGTGCTTTTGCCGCCATGGGAGCATCATTCTGTGAAGCCATTTCAAAACCGGCGGGACCACCGAAGTATTTACTGCCCTCCATCATCACCAGTTCGGTGAGGAAGCGATCGAAAGGTCTGTTATCGTAAAAGGATTCATGAATCCACCAGCGAAACGGTCCCGAGTTATTCAAAGTGGGTTTAATGACATTGGGGTTTTCAGCCAAAACATCCTGCCAATATCCAACCCAGTTATCGGCCCAACCGGGATCATTGAGCAGACGCGTAATGGCATTTACACGCCGTGTTTCTGGTTTATCAGAGAGATATTCCTGAATCAATTTTGGCGAAGGGACGGTTCCCGTTGTGTCGAGTGACAGTCGCCTCAGAAAGGCAAGATCATTTAGCTGTGGCGACTGAGCGACCTTCTCTCTAGCCAAACGTTGATTGATGAAATGATCAACCTCATTGTTTGCCCGTAACCCGACGGTAGCCGCGGGTACTTTGGCTTGAGGTTGCTTCAGTACTTCCTCTCTGGCAAGCCGATGTCGCCAATCCCAGTATTTGTCTTCTTTGGTGGCCACTTTCTGTCGACGCTGTGCATTGATGGCGATCAGTGAGTGGCGGAACTTGCGTTCGAAGGGGACCCAGCTTTCATCAGTCAACCAGACTAACTCATCATCGTTTGAAAGTAATTGAAAGTCTTTTTCAAGATCACCGATGAAAATAGCCGTTTCGCCAAAATCAGCTCGATGACCGAAACCACCGACAAACATCTCAAACCGCACACGGTGTGACTTGCCGTCTCCAACGTACTCGATCACTTTTTCCTGATCGCCTCGATACAAGGGGCGAATATGAGGTGCCAAACTACGATCTACATCAAAGACACGACCGTGAGCACTACCGGAAATTTTATGGAATCCCGTCTCGGCAACTAATTTATCGTCGATATAAAGTCGAGACGCGTTTCGCGCGCGTACCAGAATCCGCTTTTTTCCTTTAGGAATGGTCACATGCGACATCGCCCGAATTAAAAACGGACCAGAACGATCCAACTTGATACCCCGACTGGAATACTTATTAGGTATATCAATCAGCGCAAAATGAGGTTGCGTGAATGATTCTGAAAAACGAGGCGGGCGGAAGGTCCATGATTTCCGATTGGGAACCCCTTCAAACACATCCACTTGAACTCGATCAGAGGGAACGCTGGTCCAATCGATGCGAGGCTTGGGAGTTACATACTGAAAGTGGGAAGCAATTTGTTTTGCTGATAAAGCAGTTCTATAAATGGCGACTTCATCCAGTCGTCCATGAAATGAACTGTTTGCTGACCCACCTAATGAAGAACCGATCCAGAGTTCATCGTTATCGACAACGGGAGGCAAAGTTGTATCACCGCCCATATCCCACTTACCGGAAACAGTCTTACCATCAACATACGCTTTCAGGCTTTTCTTTTTTCCGAACGTATAAGTTACAGCAACATGATGCCAGTTGCCTGAGCTGATCCCTGCACCTCTTGAAGTCCAACGATGAAAGTTTGGCTTTTCATCTTTCTTTTTTGGATACCCACGAAACAAAAAGCTGATCTCAGACCCAGTGACTCTTAAGCCATAGTTTTGATTATCGCGTGCCATACCTGGTCGGTTAGTGCGACCTTTACCAATAATATAGTAATGACGACCTGACTGAGTGGATTCCATATTGACCCAGGCCTCTAATGTAATTGAATCGCCGGCGGTAAAATCGAGGACACTATTCTCACCCGGGTCAACAACGCGGAGAAACCCCTGGCCTGGCTTGAATTCTGCAGCCTGATTGTTTGACTGGAATAGAGGAAACTCAGAAGGTCTGGGACCTGTTGATGTCTCTACTTTATTGCCTTTCAACAATCCCGTCAGCGCTTGAGGTGACTGCTTTTTATCGTGATGACTCAGTGAAGTACTGGGAAATCCTGCCTTTGAACGTTGTTCGAAACTCCAATAAACCGACGGTTGATGCGAGAGTATCAAACCTCGATAACCGGTATGAGGTTTCTTTGCTTCTACTTCTGCAAAAGAGTAACTGGGAAGGAAAAGGAGCAAAAACACCAGAAAAGAAGGAGCACTCTTAATGGATACCAGAAATTTCATAACAAGTAATTCCAGATAAACGGGTTCTCGGAAGAGAAACAACAGTGGGCGGGTTTTGTCGTAATCGAATAACAGAGAATTCCTGACCTGCAAACAAAACTGTACACAAGAGTACAATCTCTATTATAGATTACGATCTACCAGCATATACCGAACTGCACCATAATCTCACGCCAAATTATATCATGTTTGTCCAATTTGTGAATTTTTTGTGAGATCGGCGATCTTCTGGTATATAAAAGCAGCTTACTTCGACATCGCCAGTCTACTGATGGCACTGATATTGGGGATCATTCAAATCTTGAAGCCTGACGAGACTGAAAAATTTGTTCAATTGCTGACCGGGCATCAGAGTATGCTTTATGCCTATATTCGATCATTGTTACCGAATTCCGATGCGGTACAGGATGTCCTCCAGGAAACGAATATGGTGCTCTGGCGACGATCAGCAGAATTTAAAGAGGGAACGAATTTTGTTGCCTGGGCATGCAAAGTCGCTTATTTTCAAGTTATGGCCTTTTACCGTGACAATAAACGAGATTCCATGGTATTTAATGTCGAGCTGGTATCCATGTTAGCAAAACAAAATGAAGAGAAACTGGCTGGTTCGCATGACCTGCAGCAGGTTTTGTCGCGATGTCTTACCAAACTTCCGGAACAAAGCCGCCAGCTGATTCAAAAACGATATGCACCGGGTGGATCTGTGCAATCCATTGCGGCGGAACAAGGGCGATCCGTAGGTGCTATTTCTCAAATGCTTTACCGTATTCGTCAACTATTGCAAGAATGCGTTCAGAAAACACTTGCCAGTGAGCAGGGAGAGTAATTTATCATGAATATCAATTCCCATGATCATGAAGAACAGAAAGATCCGCAACAGATCATCTCGGCATTTCTCGACGGTTTACTCACCGAAGAGGAAAACCAGAGCTTTCTGGCAAGTTTGGAATCTGATGAAGCAATCCGTAACCTCTTTCTGGAAATGATGAATACCGATTCCCTGTTGCAATGGGAACAAGGGCAGACGGAACCTTTACCAGATCTCATTCATGCGAGCAGCGAAATCAACGCTGTCACTACAAACATCGATCCCGGTGTTGTTTCAGCACGTAAGCAATTAGCCATGATGCGCTATGCATTGGGTGCAACAATTGCCATCTGCGTATGTCTGGTGGGACTTTTAATTATGGAAAGTCATCCCACTCCGGCAGTTGCGCAATTTGATTCCAGCGATGGTGTTCCTGCCGCTATGATTATCGAGGAACATGATGCGGTCTGGGAGCAAACGGAATGGACTCAAGATGTGAGCAAGCCGCTTGTACCCGGCTGGTTAAAATTGAAATCAGGACGCGCGTTAATTGATTTTTTAGGTGGAACAACGATTGCCTTGCAAGGTCCTGCAGAACTGGGTTTGAATGCCAATAATCGAGCCTATTTAAAATCCGGTCGTTTAGCTGTGGTGGGAACTTCGCGAACGCATGAGTTTACTTTAACAACAGAAAATCTGACGATCCTTTCACAGTCGGCCAATTTCGGCCTGATCGTAAATCCCGAAAAACAAGCGGAATTACATGTTTTTGAAGGGAGTGTCACTGTTTCACAATCGCAGTCTCAACCGGATGAACAACCTACTCAAAATCAAGTCTCTGTACCCGTTGATTCAATCAAAGTTGAAGCAGGTCAGTCCATTGTCTTCGATCAGAGCGGTCAGGAAGTCACACGTCAACTGGCTGATCGAAGTGCATTCCCGACTCGCAGTCAATTCTCTGTTGCTGATCCTCCCGGAGACATTCCAGCGATCAATTTTTCTGAACACCAAATCAAACCTTATAGTTTTCAGGACGGGCAATATGAATTGCCGACTGATTACCAATTGATCGAACAAGGCAAAGGGCTTCGGCTCTGGGGAAACGCCTGGAAAACGATAGAGATCAACCGAGAAATCACTCCTGATACCGTGATCGAATTTGACTTTCGCTGCGCTCATGAAGGTCAAATTCATGGGTTTGGGTTTGATTCAGATAATGAGTATGACGCTCAGACTAATTATGTTTTTCAGATTTACGGCTACGAAGCGCGGCCCGGTATCGGCCAGCAATTCAACACTTATACGGGGACTGACTGGAAACGTTTCCGGATTCGCGTAGGACGTTATCATGTGGGAAAACAACGTTACCTCTATTTCCTCGCCGATGAAGATGTGATTGCCCGCGCGGAAAGTCAGTTTCGCAATGTGAGAATTTACGAAGCTCCGACAAATCAGTAAATATTTTTGATCAGGGGTAGGTTCTCAGCGGAACAGGCTGGGGATTTTCTTCGATGATCATGATCTCTTGATTTGCCGCCAGTCGCTCGAATGTCTGTTTTTTTCCTGAAAGCCATTCAACAGAGATATTTTGTGCTTCGGTCTGATTGCCTAATCCAAAAACTAGTATCCGCTGATTGCAGGCCATGTACCCATCCCCGGCAGTCAACTGCCTCATCATTGACTGACCGTTGACTTGCAGACGCACCGTGGTCCCAATGGCATCCCGGCTGGAAATAGTTCCCGTTAAGTGGATTACGAGACTGTTACCATGATTCTCGGTTGTATTTTGTAAGAGAGCGACGGGAGACTGTAATTGAGTAATTACCGCTTCCGGTAATCCATCTCGGTTCCAATCCAGGCGCGCGAGTCCGCGTCCAAGTCGTTTTTCTTCAAAGAAAGGTCCCAATTCATTGGCTGGAATGTCTTTATATTGACCAGCGCCTGTATTCAGAAAAAACTGTGTTTTCATTTGATACGGCATGCCAGTCTTACTTAAATCTTCCACATGTCCATTCGTGGCGATTAAATCCAATTTGCCATTTAAATTCGCATCCAGAAATTGAGTTCCAAACCCTAACACGGAAAGGCTGGAATCGTGAAGTAAGGATTTACGAGTGAGATCCAGAAATATTTCCGGATTGATTTGACTGTAAAATGTATTGGACTCACGAAAATAATTCGTCACAAACAAATCTAATAGTTCATCACCATTGCCATCACCGGCTGCAATTCCCATACAGGCTTCGGTTCGACCATCGGAATTGAGGGCGAGCCCTGCCAGAAGTGCCTGCTCCTGGAAGTGAGGCAGGCTTTTGATTTTAGTGGTCTGATTGACAAAGTAAAAATTGGGAACAGCATCGTTGGCTATGAATAAATTTAATTTGTTTTGATTCCCAAAATCAGCCGTAACAATCCCCAACCCCTTTCCGTCAGGAGCTTCAATTCCCGATTCAGATGTAATATCTTCGAAGTCACCATTGGTCTGATTCAAAAAAAGGCGATCCTGTGCAGCAGGAAAATTTTGTGGCATACATGAGCGAAACGAACCATCGCCAGTTCGGCACACACGTTCGAATACATCTTCCCCCGTGAGATAGTTGACCGCATAAATTTCAGGAAACGCATCATTGTTTAAATCTGCCAGGAGACAGCTTGTTGTCCAGTCACTGGCGTTACCTGTTGCCTGATTTGACTCTGAAAATGTCCCATCTCCATTGTTGAGATAGAGTCGATTTTCGCCAATGTTTCCGATATAAATATCATCAAAACCATCGTTGTTGAGATCACCAATTGTCACACCCTGGCTAAATCGGTTTTCCCTAATTCCAGTGTGGTCGGTTACATTTCGAAAAGTGCCATCACCTTGATTAAGAAATACAGAGTCGAGATATTGCATCTCACTTGCACGAGGTGGCCAGACGCATCCTTGTGCCAGATAAAGATCGGGCCAGTCATCATTATTCAGATCAAGAACAGCAACCCCTCCTCCGGTAAATTCATACATTTTCGGTTTTCGGTTTGGTTGTTCCGCGCTATTGAAATATTTAAAGATGACTCCCGTCTCTGCTGCGACTTCCTGAAATGTGACTGCAGAATACTGCGTAACTATAGTAGGATTACCGACATGTAAGGGTTTTGGGGATTGCATCGGCAAATGATACTCGGAGAAGTCGAATTCAAAGGCCGGATTTTTTGAATCCAGCATGCGCTTTAAAGGGATTGCTGATAGCTCAGGACCGAGTTCATCCAAAGTGTTTTGTGCCCAGGTTGCCTGTGGTGCGAGCATCAACGCTGCTTTACTCCAACCAAACGCTTCCCAGATCAAACCGAGTTCTTTGCCTAGCTGAACTGCTTTCTTGGCAGCGTTCAAATCCTGATCGGAAAAAGCCACTTTCACTTCGCTTTCATATGCCTGAAGTTTTGTGGTCTGATCAAGAAATCGATTTGCCTCTTCTGTTTCGCCCTTTTTTAATAAAAGTTGTCCCAGTTGATAGCAGGCTTGAGAGTTCGTTCCATCAAGCTGAATTGCCTCTCCAAAACATCGAATGGCAGCATTCACATTACCTTGTTCTTGATACCAGTTTCCTCGAATGTTCCAGATCAGTGGATGCTGATTTGCTTGTTCTGGCAATTTATCCAGCCAGGCTTTCATCGCCAGTGGATCATTTCGCTGGCTAATCAATTGGCCCGATTTGACATAGGCTTCTATCAACTTCGGATCCAGTTTGATGACTTGCTTTAGTTGTTCTTCCGCTTTTTTAAACTGCTGCTCCTCAATCGATCCCCGTGCCAGACCTAAAAGTACCAGCGGATCATGGGGGGAAGTTTGCGCATATTCCAGGACTGTCTGATAGTTTTCAAACGCACGGTCCCCTATCACAAGTAGATAAAGAATGATGGGAGTAAATCGATTACTGGGAATCAATGACAAGCGTGGGCGTTCTGCTTCCCAACTTTGCGAACTTAAACCAAGCAGATATGCCAAATGCTCATTGGCGATTGTATTTTGAGGGTCAAGTTCTAAAAGTAGACGATATTCTTTCTCTGCACGAGAGAGGGCTTTTAATTTCATTAACAGAAGCTCGCCCGCTTTACCGCGGGCCTTGATTGCATCTGTTTTTTTTGAATCGGAAATACGGTCGTAGAAGATCACGGCCTGCTCATAATTTCCCTGAGACTCTGCCGCTTCCGCTGCAAGTAGTGCTGCCTGATCTGCATATCCCTCCTGATCAAGCAGTGATTCTGCAATTTGCTGTGCAATGGGATATCTTTTTTGCAGCAGTGCTTCATTTGCTGCTTTTAATCGTTGGTCAGGAGAATTTTGAGTCTGCCCACAATTAGCAAGAATTAAGACACAAACACATAATAAACCGAGAGAGATTCCTATCTTGATATTACGCTTCATAGATCAAGTTTATTATGGTTTAAGATCAAAGTCGAACGTGTTTTCT
This window encodes:
- a CDS encoding DUF1553 domain-containing protein → MKFLVSIKSAPSFLVFLLLFLPSYSFAEVEAKKPHTGYRGLILSHQPSVYWSFEQRSKAGFPSTSLSHHDKKQSPQALTGLLKGNKVETSTGPRPSEFPLFQSNNQAAEFKPGQGFLRVVDPGENSVLDFTAGDSITLEAWVNMESTQSGRHYYIIGKGRTNRPGMARDNQNYGLRVTGSEISFLFRGYPKKKDEKPNFHRWTSRGAGISSGNWHHVAVTYTFGKKKSLKAYVDGKTVSGKWDMGGDTTLPPVVDNDELWIGSSLGGSANSSFHGRLDEVAIYRTALSAKQIASHFQYVTPKPRIDWTSVPSDRVQVDVFEGVPNRKSWTFRPPRFSESFTQPHFALIDIPNKYSSRGIKLDRSGPFLIRAMSHVTIPKGKKRILVRARNASRLYIDDKLVAETGFHKISGSAHGRVFDVDRSLAPHIRPLYRGDQEKVIEYVGDGKSHRVRFEMFVGGFGHRADFGETAIFIGDLEKDFQLLSNDDELVWLTDESWVPFERKFRHSLIAINAQRRQKVATKEDKYWDWRHRLAREEVLKQPQAKVPAATVGLRANNEVDHFINQRLAREKVAQSPQLNDLAFLRRLSLDTTGTVPSPKLIQEYLSDKPETRRVNAITRLLNDPGWADNWVGYWQDVLAENPNVIKPTLNNSGPFRWWIHESFYDNRPFDRFLTELVMMEGSKYFGGPAGFEMASQNDAPMAAKAHIIGQTFLGLNMKCARCHDAPFHDFKQRDLFSLAAMLKRTPQGVPKTSSIPGFDPKSNSMLVSVTLLPGEQVPPKWTFGELINPERFPENYLRSAKDTREQLAAIITSPKNDRFANVIVNRVWKRYLGQGLVEPVDDWDGQEPSHPELLQYLSQQFVIHGYDLKYLARLIFESDLYQRQVSTDATKVESIVEGTYNFASPVLRRMQAEQIVDSMFAICGKPLNAGRMCIDIDGALGVPTALDLGSPRRAWEFTSPSNERDRPSLALPFGQPFITLLKTFGWRDTRQNPTSVREYTSTALQPAILANGIVGKRFTRLSDDSDFTELALQDQPVEKLIHQTVLKTLTREPTTNELQMFVELLKSGYTERVNPNAKIVSPEPLPRNLVGWSNHLSPRANEIKVELQAAVKKGDPPTQRLKEDWRNRYEDMLWALLNSPEFIFVP
- a CDS encoding sigma-70 family RNA polymerase sigma factor — translated: MRSAIFWYIKAAYFDIASLLMALILGIIQILKPDETEKFVQLLTGHQSMLYAYIRSLLPNSDAVQDVLQETNMVLWRRSAEFKEGTNFVAWACKVAYFQVMAFYRDNKRDSMVFNVELVSMLAKQNEEKLAGSHDLQQVLSRCLTKLPEQSRQLIQKRYAPGGSVQSIAAEQGRSVGAISQMLYRIRQLLQECVQKTLASEQGE
- a CDS encoding FG-GAP-like repeat-containing protein yields the protein MKRNIKIGISLGLLCVCVLILANCGQTQNSPDQRLKAANEALLQKRYPIAQQIAESLLDQEGYADQAALLAAEAAESQGNYEQAVIFYDRISDSKKTDAIKARGKAGELLLMKLKALSRAEKEYRLLLELDPQNTIANEHLAYLLGLSSQSWEAERPRLSLIPSNRFTPIILYLLVIGDRAFENYQTVLEYAQTSPHDPLVLLGLARGSIEEQQFKKAEEQLKQVIKLDPKLIEAYVKSGQLISQRNDPLAMKAWLDKLPEQANQHPLIWNIRGNWYQEQGNVNAAIRCFGEAIQLDGTNSQACYQLGQLLLKKGETEEANRFLDQTTKLQAYESEVKVAFSDQDLNAAKKAVQLGKELGLIWEAFGWSKAALMLAPQATWAQNTLDELGPELSAIPLKRMLDSKNPAFEFDFSEYHLPMQSPKPLHVGNPTIVTQYSAVTFQEVAAETGVIFKYFNSAEQPNRKPKMYEFTGGGVAVLDLNNDDWPDLYLAQGCVWPPRASEMQYLDSVFLNQGDGTFRNVTDHTGIRENRFSQGVTIGDLNNDGFDDIYIGNIGENRLYLNNGDGTFSESNQATGNASDWTTSCLLADLNNDAFPEIYAVNYLTGEDVFERVCRTGDGSFRSCMPQNFPAAQDRLFLNQTNGDFEDITSESGIEAPDGKGLGIVTADFGNQNKLNLFIANDAVPNFYFVNQTTKIKSLPHFQEQALLAGLALNSDGRTEACMGIAAGDGNGDELLDLFVTNYFRESNTFYSQINPEIFLDLTRKSLLHDSSLSVLGFGTQFLDANLNGKLDLIATNGHVEDLSKTGMPYQMKTQFFLNTGAGQYKDIPANELGPFFEEKRLGRGLARLDWNRDGLPEAVITQLQSPVALLQNTTENHGNSLVIHLTGTISSRDAIGTTVRLQVNGQSMMRQLTAGDGYMACNQRILVFGLGNQTEAQNISVEWLSGKKQTFERLAANQEIMIIEENPQPVPLRTYP